A stretch of the Vitis vinifera cultivar Pinot Noir 40024 chromosome 16, ASM3070453v1 genome encodes the following:
- the LOC104878373 gene encoding DNA mismatch repair protein MSH3, producing MGKQKQQVISRFFAPKSKAPSSSSSSIPSSPSPSPSPSSLPNPPTPPPKISTTVTFSPSKRLPSSHVSPSTKPPKAPKISHPIDPSLHQKFVQKLLEPSSSTPTKLPLPTTKYTPLEQQVVDLKQKYPDVLLMVEVGYRYRFFGEDAEIAARVLGIYAHVDHNFLTASIPTFRLNVHVRRLVSAGFKVGVVKQTETAAIKAHGSNKLGPFCRGLSALYTKATLEAAEEVGGGEEECGSYNNYLVCVVEKGISVENSKDCGVGGGFDVRIGIVAVEVSTGDVVHGEFNDNFMRAGLEAVILSMSPAELLLGYPLSKQTEKLLLAYAGPASNVRLERTSRDCFSDGGALAEVMSLYENLSEDSRVDHQVDNTEVMEQENHCLAIEVLVFVDFLVSGTKQYELLLLWTYIFILATNHLLCEICECSLWFWYSLGFMNCLIIGWSMWGPSPITTFSGHCWFVIFVDDCNRMTLLYQMKTKAEVFMIFQAFHAMV from the exons ATGGGAAAGCAGAAACAGCAGGTGATCTCCCGTTTCTTCGCTCCCAAATCTAAAGCCccttcatcatcttcatcttcaataCCATCATCAccatctccatctccatctccatctTCGCTCCCAAACCCACCAACCCCTCCACCGAAAATCTCCACCACTGTCactttctctccttccaaacgcCTTCCTTCCTCCCACGTGTCCCCCTCCACCAAACCCCCCAAAGCCCCCAAAATCTCTCACCCCATTGACCCCTCTCTCCACCAAAAGTTCGTACAGAAGCTTCTTGAGCCTTCTTCCTCAACACCCACAAAGCTCCCACTTCCAACCACCAAGTACACTCCACTGGAGCAACAAGTCGTGGACCTAAAGCAAAAATACCCAGATGTTCTATTGATGGTAGAAGTTGGGTATAGGTATAGATTCTTTGGTGAGGATGCTGAGATTGCAGCTAGGGTGTTGGGCATTTATGCTCATGTTGATCACAATTTCTTGACTGCTAGCATACCAACTTTTCGATTAAATGTCCATGTGAGGAGGCTTGTCAGTGCAGGGTTTAAGGTAGGTGTTGTTAAGCAGACCGAAACTGCAGCCATTAAGGCGCATGGTTCGAATAAACTGGGACCCTTTTGCCGGGGTTTATCGGCATTGTACACGAAGGCGACGTTGGAGGCAGCAGAGGAGGTGGGAGGTGGGGAAGAGGAATGTGGGTCTTATAATAATTACTTGGTTTGTGTAGTTGAGAAAGGGATTAGTgtagaaaatagtaaagattGTGGTGTTGGGGGTGGGTTTGATGTGAGAATTGGGATTGTTGCAGTTGAAGTATCAACGGGGGATGTTGTTCATGGGGAGTTCAATGATAATTTTATGAGGGCTGGGCTTGAGGCTGTGATTTTGAGCATGTCTCCTGCTGAATTGCTTCTTGGATACCCGCTCTCTAAACAAACAGAGAAG TTGCTATTAGCCTATGCTGGACCTGCATCAAATGTTCGTCTGGAGCGTACCTCAAGAGATTGCTTCAGTGATGGTGGAGCACTTGCTGAAGTTATGTCTTTATATGAGAACTTAAGTGAAGATAGTAGAGTTGATCATCAAGTGGACAACACAGAAGTGATGGAACAGGAAAATCATTGCCTGGCAATTGAGGTCTTAGTGTTTGTTGACTTTCTCGTGTCAGGAACGAAACAGTATGAATTGCTGCTTCTTTGgacatatattttcattttagccACCAACCACCTCTTATGTGAAATTTGTGAGTGCTCATTATGGTTCTGGTATAGCCTTGGTTTCATGAATTGCTTAATCATCGGGTGGTCAATGTGGGGGCCTTCCCCGATAACAACTTTCTCTGGTCATTGTTGGTTTGTGATTTTTGTGGACGATTGCAACCGCATGACACTTCTCTACCAAATGAAGACCAAAGCCGAAGTTTTCATGATTTTTCAAGCATTTCATGCCATGGTCTAG